The genomic window AGCCGTCCGCCGAGAGCTTGGCCCAGAACGCTATATTAATGATTTCCTTGATGGCCTTGATCGTACCCGTAAGACCCTACAAACATTACCCGATGCCACGGATAACATCGCCAAACTTGCTAAGGCATGGGCTGAGGGAGAGATTGACCTCAGCGGCGTCCAACAACCCGAAAAACCAAAATCAAGCATTCTCCGCCCTGTCGCCTATCTCGGCGCAGGCGCTGTTATTGCGCTCGGTAGTGCGTGGGCGGCAGGGGCATTTTAAACGCCTCGCCACTGCAAAATAATACAAAAAAATATGAGGCGGGTTAAGCCACCTCATATTCATCAATTAGTCTTAGGCGTTCACTAGCGAATAACGAGCGTAATAGGGCTTGATTGTTTTACAGGCGCCCGTTTGACAACCGGTTTAACTTTATACTGCCCGACACCATTTACGATGACTTGGCGCGGCCCTGTATAGGGCTGAGTATAATGTGTGCGAACAGCACCGCGATTGAGAACAAATGACCACGCCGAAGCCGGGCAAGTCACAGTGCGGCTATCACGTCGGTCTTCACGGGCGTCTCTACGAGACGTTGTAACCCGAGCATCGCGCCTATCTTCGACAAGGTCAGGGCAAGCCGCGGGGTTTAATTGCCAGCTACCGTGCTGATTAGCCGTCGATGTGATGACAGTTTTTGTAGGGCCATTATAAGCCTGCGCTGACATTGGGGCAAAGAGTACAGCGCCGATGACGAATAAAGATTTGTAAAACATTTTGGGTGTCTCCTGTGTTGCTTTCAAATAAACAAACGCAGAGAATCCCGTTTTCCTTCTTCTTCTGTCTAAATTGTAAGGTTTCTAAAACCCGTAACTTAGTCCAGCAATGACGCGCGTATCTTTGGTGTTTAAATAATCCACACCATTAATATTCACCTGTGCATCCTGATAATCAAGGGCCAGCGTAGAGGATAAGCCTCTGGCAATATCACGACGAAGACCCAGCACAGCCGCAATTTCCTCTTGCCCTTCAATCTGGCCATAACGCCCTTCGGCAGAGAGACTCCACGGCCCGCTTTTTGTTGAAATCCCTGTAGACGTATACCAACGGTCAGCATCTTCTATGCGTTCATAGCCCACGCCGAGGTCAAAGCGCGTACTGCCATATACCAAGTCACCCACGGCGTTGACGCCCTGCGTCTCTAATTTTGTAAATCCATCAGCCGCGGTAAATTCACCTTTATTATGGCGCGCGGTAAAGCGGTAATCACGATGACCAAGCGGGCGCTGATAAGAGAGGCCGATATCGTAATTTGATTTCCCATCGACCAGTGCGCTGACTTGTGTGGGGCCATATCGACCTTGATAGCCGCCGCTCCACTCATCAACTTCACCTAAAGGGCCATCCCCTGCTAATCGAACGGGAGTTACGCCGCGTCGACGGCGTGTATTTTCAAAAACTAGTTCAGAGACATTCCCGCCAAATACAGTCCCCCATGAACCGCCCGCATAAGCCGCGACATTGTCATCATAATCCCAATCAGAACCAAAATCACGTTCATAAGTACCGCCATACACCGCCCCTACGGTAATACGGTTTGGCAATTGTGTTTGCGCGCTCACTTGATAATTGCCTGCAAATCCAGATTGCGCATCTCCCTTGTCTTCAAGGCTATAGGCAATCGGCGCATCTATACGCCCTCTTAGCTCAAAGGTGACATCACCCGCTTCAAAAGCGAGCGGTGATTCAAGCGCATTTAAGCTCTCATAATTGACATTAATGCCTCTCTGCGACCTTACGGTTTGGGGGCGTGCATAAGCATAAGGAGAGCCGCCATATGGCGCGTTCGCAGCATAGGCATATTGCCCCTGAGGATAATATCCTTGTCCGGCGGGATATCCCCCTTGCGCGCTATAAAGCCCAGGCTGCGCCCCATATTGCGCCCCATATGACGCATAAGGCTGACCGCTATAGGTATGATAACCCACAGCTGAATAACCCGAAGCCCCATATGCCGCCCCATATGGGGTCTCAGGGAAAAATCCTGTTGGGTTTTGCGGGCTTTGACACGCCGTCAGGCTGAGCATTGCGACAGATATGCTAATATATTTCATAGGCAAACGGGACATCTTAACAACACCTCGGAAATTGCGTCGCAAAGGCCTGTTGCGCAATCGCATTGCCTGCCTTCATGGCTTGGACATGATCCGCCATCCAATGCACGCCGCCATAAATACGGCTCATGCCATTTTCTTCTGCTATTTGGGTTAGTGTACGCCAATGCCGCGTTACGCCCCTTAATTGCGGCCATAAAACTTCGTCGGGCGAAATACCTGACAACGGGATATTATCGGTTCCTGCGATCAACGCCGTCATTGTTGCCCCTGCGGCGCCAAAGGTCGAATGTCCCGACGTATAGGATGGGAAGTTCGGCGTTGGTATGTAACTCGTCCAAGATGGATCGGCACTGACACGGGGGTCAGGATTGTTAAATTGCGGCGCACGCACGCGAATAGCGCTTTCTGGGCGGATAATGTCATGCGCATATTTGCTATCCCATGCCGAAATAGACGCATCACATTGTGTCATACCCAAAAGTGCAAAAGCCCGCGATAAATCCGTCAGATTCATGGGTATGTGCTGTAAAACTTGCACAGCAATGTACAGGAAATGCCCCGGCGGGGTCAGGCCCCACGGCCCATCTTCCCAAAACATGGCAATTTCGCTTTCATCGCGTGTGCGTTCACGGCTCTTTCCTGCACCTATGCGGCGCAGAAGGTCATATTCTTGCGCAAATTCTGGGCTTGAAGGGTGATAAAAATCAGAGGCGCGGAACTGTGAGTTGGTCATCATAGTCCACGGCTTAATCTGGCCTTGTCCAGGGTAGAGAGCTCTATCGAATGTATCAAAAGCTGGTCCGGGCTTAGCGCTATAAAACGGCCCCGTCGGTTTCCACGCGAGCGAGTCTTTGCGTTGGTGATAACGGCCAAGATAATAATCAACTTCGCTGGCTTCGGACCCATCATTGGTTCGCATTTTCACGACTTGCAGCCCGACCTTACGGCCCCATTCTATCCCGCGTTGCTTGGCCTCTCCGCCCGGGAAACGGTCAAAAAAGGCTTTACGCTCAAACAGAAACGGCGTTTGGAAAACCTCTGATGCCGCCGTTGTAAAAGCCGCCGCAAAGGCGACATCGGCATTTGCGCCCAATGGCCCATAACCGATACCATAGGGTTCTTGATAGACACGGGTCAGACCGTTCACCGCTAAAAAGCCCGCGACCAAAGGCATAGCAAAATTATAGGCCGCGCGCGGCGGCGCCACACGTTGGTCACGGGTTTGCTGCATAATAACATCAAGCCAATGAAAGACCGTATTATTGTTTTGAGGGGCCAGAACTTGGGTCAAGTAAGAGCTTTTACTTCCCATAGGGGCCACACAGCCCGCCAGAGGCAACATGGCTGCTGCCGCTATGCCCGCGGATCCCTTCATCCACTCACGTCGTGAAATTCCCATAGCCCTCAATCGTCTTTCCCTTAAGTCTCTCAAAGATGAAGGAACATGGCTAATAAGTCGTTAAAACCCTCACAAGAATAAGCCCTTAAACCTATGAAGGCTTTCCCACAGCGCCGCCGTGAGATCCGACCGCGCTCAAGTCATTGTGATGCTCAGAACAGATACACCGCTATTATTGCTTTGCCTCTACCGACCAAGGCTCTAAAACCCCCTTATGACAAAACGGGTTCTCCTTATTATTGGCGGCGGTATTGCGGCCTATAAATCTCTTTTCCTGATACGGGTTCTGGCCAAGCGGGGGATTCAAAGCCGCGTTATCCTCACCCGCGGGGGCCGTGAATTTGTGACGCCCCTTTCTGCAGGGGGATTGTCGGGTGATAAAGTTTATACAGATCTTTGGGACCTTACCGACGAAGCCGAAATGGGTCACATTGAATTGTCCCGTTCTGCAGATTTAGTTGTTGTAGCCCCTGCGACGGCGAATATGCTCGCCAAAGCGGCGCAAGGCTTGGCCAGCGATCTTGCCACAACAACTCTCTTGGCGACAGATAAGCGCGTCTTATTCGCCCCCGCTATGAATGTGCGGATGTGGGAACATCCCGCGACACAACGCAATATCCAAACCCTTAGAAAAGATGGTTGTCTTTTTGTCGGGCCAGATAGCGGCGCTATGGCCTGTGGTGAATTTGGTGATGGCCGTATGGCCGAACCGGAAATGATTGCAGAGGCCATTGAAACAGCTCTGAAAGGCGTCACCCATATTGACGGTATAAAACCTGATATGCCTCTGGCGGGTAAGCGCGTTTTGGTGACAGCAGGCCCCACACGCGAACCCCTCGACCCTGTGCGTTATCTCTCTAATCATTCTTCTGGCAAACAAGGTTTCGCCATTGCAAAGTCTATGGCCGAATTAGGCGCCGATGTGACTTTGGTGGCTGGCCCAGTAAACCTCCCCTCGCCTTTGGGCGTGACCCGAATTGATGTCGAAACAGCCGATGAAATGCTGCAAGCGACAGAAGCCGCCTTGCCATCTGATGTGTTTATTAGCGTCGCGGCTGTGGCCGATT from Litorimonas taeanensis includes these protein-coding regions:
- a CDS encoding vanadium-dependent haloperoxidase yields the protein MGISRREWMKGSAGIAAAAMLPLAGCVAPMGSKSSYLTQVLAPQNNNTVFHWLDVIMQQTRDQRVAPPRAAYNFAMPLVAGFLAVNGLTRVYQEPYGIGYGPLGANADVAFAAAFTTAASEVFQTPFLFERKAFFDRFPGGEAKQRGIEWGRKVGLQVVKMRTNDGSEASEVDYYLGRYHQRKDSLAWKPTGPFYSAKPGPAFDTFDRALYPGQGQIKPWTMMTNSQFRASDFYHPSSPEFAQEYDLLRRIGAGKSRERTRDESEIAMFWEDGPWGLTPPGHFLYIAVQVLQHIPMNLTDLSRAFALLGMTQCDASISAWDSKYAHDIIRPESAIRVRAPQFNNPDPRVSADPSWTSYIPTPNFPSYTSGHSTFGAAGATMTALIAGTDNIPLSGISPDEVLWPQLRGVTRHWRTLTQIAEENGMSRIYGGVHWMADHVQAMKAGNAIAQQAFATQFPRCC
- the coaBC gene encoding bifunctional phosphopantothenoylcysteine decarboxylase/phosphopantothenate--cysteine ligase CoaBC; translation: MTKRVLLIIGGGIAAYKSLFLIRVLAKRGIQSRVILTRGGREFVTPLSAGGLSGDKVYTDLWDLTDEAEMGHIELSRSADLVVVAPATANMLAKAAQGLASDLATTTLLATDKRVLFAPAMNVRMWEHPATQRNIQTLRKDGCLFVGPDSGAMACGEFGDGRMAEPEMIAEAIETALKGVTHIDGIKPDMPLAGKRVLVTAGPTREPLDPVRYLSNHSSGKQGFAIAKSMAELGADVTLVAGPVNLPSPLGVTRIDVETADEMLQATEAALPSDVFISVAAVADWRPAARADKKVKKAKLQGGLPPLELVENPDILKTLCQKTSDRPTLIIGFAAETNDVIEHAKAKRLRKGCDWIVANDVSGDVMGGDHNRMIIVTETGETEWPRLTKQESADKLAQSIADYFKA